A stretch of DNA from Acinetobacter sp. C26M:
TCAAGAATAATATCAGGTTGATATTTTGATAATTGGGCTTTTTGTAGAATCGCTGCAGCCAAGTTTTCTTTAATTGGTGCATCGGTCATATAACGACGATAGCCACGCTTATGTAAAGAATCACCAGATAAGTCTAAGCAAAAAGTATGTTCCGTCTTACCTGCAAGGGCATACAGGGTAATTTCAGGTTGCTTAATATCAATGCTCGGACGCTTGCCAACGGCTTCCATAAAGGAGTCCACTACACCATCTTTAACGCGTAGGGTCGCGAACTGTGTATTAACCTTAATTTCACGTTCTACGTGCAAGCGAACGGCAAAGGTACTTTGTGGTGCAAAAATCAAAGACCAGTCAAAACTAATCGCGCCTTCATAGAGTTCTTCAGCGACATCACGCGCATCATGGGTATGTTCAAGCTCGTGGGTATGAATCGGTAAAAGTACGCGAGAGGCAAGGCGTGACCACATACAAACGCGGTATGCATTTTCAAGCGTGCCTTTAAACACTAAGCGACCAGCAAAACGTTGGATATTTTGAATGCCTAAATCTTCAAGCTCTTGTTGTAATAAGGTTTCAAGCCCGTCCGCACAGGTCACCCAATAGTCTGTTAGACGTTGTTTAGCATTCATTCAAATTTCCAAAAACATTTTTAGCAATCGGCTATTTTAACTGATTTTTGTTTGCTCTGTCGGTGCATATTTGTGTGATTGTCAGCTTTATTCTGAATTAATCGATATTTTTTTAATAATTTGATCTGTATTTAGGAGATTCAAAAAATGTGATCGAGTACATTTTTATTTTTTTATTTTAATAGTTGGTACAGCTTTTGCATTTCTCTAAATGAATAATCAATAAATATTTCTCCCAATGATGTGAGGACTTTATGAAAGAAAGCATGAATAACGAAGTACTGGTCAATGCCGAAGCTTTTACGATTGCAACTCAAATGTATGTCCGTTTAAGACGTGTCTGTGGTCGTGTGATCGATGTAATGTATCTCGTTAACAATAAAGATTATGCCAAGCATGTACTGGATATTGCTTTAACTACTCAGGACCCAGAGTTGGAACGTTTTGTACATCGTTTAAGCCCATTGATTGATTTATATCCTGAGCCAAATCCATTGGTTGTGGAGACAAAAACTGCGATTGAAAAACAATCGGTTGAGGTTTTAGATACTTATTCCATGGAAGTGACAGACGAAGAAATTTATCAAGCGCAGGTGCATCATCACTATATTGGTGCACTAAGGTAAATTATAAGTCATTAAAAAATAGAAAATTAAAAGGATGTAGCGTTGATGTTTACATCCTTATCCTTTTTTAGGATATTCATATATAGACTAATATTCAGAATTGATGTTCTGATAGTGCATAAAAAATAAGATCAAGTAAAAGAACTAAAATTTTTTACTTAAGTGCTGAAAACTTCAACTACGAATGAAATCCAAAGTCTGTATAATGCCTTAACTTAACGTGTTAGGAATCTCTTATGCACTTGGCGGCATTGCATACTTTGAGTCAGATCCAGCTCAATCAACAAGGAAATCTCAAGCACTTTTTAACAATCGAGGGTCTTTCTAAACAAACCCTGACCAAAATTCTAGATACAGCACAAAGCTTTTTAGATGAAAATAATAATTTGATCAACCGTCCACTACTTGAAGGGTTGACGGTGATGAATCTGTTCTTTGAAAACTCCACGCGTACCCGTACCACTTTTGAGGCTGCAGCGAAGCGTTTATCTGCCAATGTCTTAAATATTGATATCGCACGCTCAAGCACATCTAAAGGTGAAACGTTACGTGACACGCTTTGGAACTTGGAAGCAATGGCGGCAGATATTTTTGTGGTCCGCCATTCATCTTCAGGTGCAGCACATTTTATTGCTAAAGATGTTTGTCCTAAAGTTGCGATTATTAATGCGGGTGATGGTCGTCATGCGCATCCAACCCAAGCAATGCTGGATATGTTGACGATCCGTCGTGAGACTAAAAAACCTTTTGAAGAATTAACCGTTGCCATTATTGGTGATATCAAGCATTCACGTGTTGCTCGTTCAAATGTGGCAGCATTGCAAACATTGGGTTGTAAAGACATTCGTGTAATTGCACCAAATACCTTATTACCAGTAGCTTTTGATGAATATGGTGAGCATGTCCGTCTGTTTAACAAAATGGATGAAGGTGTAAAAGACTGCGATGTGATTATTGCATTACGTATTCAAAATGAACGTATTGATTCACCTGCACTATCTTCACAGGCTGAATTCTACAAAATGTACGGCTTAAACAAAGAGCGTTTGGCTTTAGCCAAGCCTGATTGCATCGTGATGCATCCTGGTCCAATGAACCGTGGCGTTGAGATTGATTCAAGTGTTGCGGATGGCGATCAATCTGTCATTTTAAAACAAGTGACCAATGGTATCGCAGTTCGTATGGCGGTACTGGCACTTGCGATGCAAGGGCAGTTACAAGAACAAGGTTTAATTGAAGCGATTGCACTGTAAGGGATAGATCACATGAGTATTGTAAAAATTGAAAATGTCCGTGTGCTCGATCCAATTCAAAAAACTGATCAAGTCAAAACGGTTTATATCGAAAATGGTAAGTTGATCGATGCGGTAGGCCAAGTCGATGAAAGCATTGATGGGCAAGGCAAGTGGTTAATGCCGACCATGGTTGATTTATGTGCACGCTTACGAGAGCCAGGTCAACAACAACATGGGACTCTAAAGTCGGAAGGTAAAGCAGCGCGCGCCAATGGTATTTTGCATGTGATTACACCACCTGATTCAAAGCCAATTGTTCAAGATAATGGTGCTTTAATTCATGGCTTGATTGAAAAAGCACAATTGGAT
This window harbors:
- a CDS encoding aspartate carbamoyltransferase catalytic subunit produces the protein MHLAALHTLSQIQLNQQGNLKHFLTIEGLSKQTLTKILDTAQSFLDENNNLINRPLLEGLTVMNLFFENSTRTRTTFEAAAKRLSANVLNIDIARSSTSKGETLRDTLWNLEAMAADIFVVRHSSSGAAHFIAKDVCPKVAIINAGDGRHAHPTQAMLDMLTIRRETKKPFEELTVAIIGDIKHSRVARSNVAALQTLGCKDIRVIAPNTLLPVAFDEYGEHVRLFNKMDEGVKDCDVIIALRIQNERIDSPALSSQAEFYKMYGLNKERLALAKPDCIVMHPGPMNRGVEIDSSVADGDQSVILKQVTNGIAVRMAVLALAMQGQLQEQGLIEAIAL